The Sphingomonas carotinifaciens genomic sequence GGATCATGCGCGTCGCAGGCGGCCTGCAGCACGGCGTGGAAATCGGCGGTGTCCCCGGCCACCGGCAAGGGCGGATTGAGGTCGGCGCCGCCGCCGAACCAGCGCTTCGTGGTGGTCAGGAAGCGGGTGTTCATGTGCACCGCAGGCACATGCGGGTTGGCCATGTGCGCGACCAGGCTGATGCCGGTGGCGACGAAACGGGGATCGTCGCCTGCGCCGTGGATCGTCTTGCCGAACTCGCCCTCGAAGGTGCCACCGACGGTGGAGACGTTGACGCCGACCTTTTCAAAGACGCGGCCCTTCATCACGCCGCGCACGCCGCCGCCGCCGGGGGTGCCCGACGGGTCCTGCCGGTCCCATGCGACATAGTCGAAGGCGGCGTCGGAGCCGGCCTCGCGCTCGATCGCCTCGAACGCGGCGCAGATGCGATCACGCAGGGATTCGAACCAGATGCGGGCGGCGTCCTGTTCGGCATCGAGCGACAGGTCGAGCGGGCGGGTCTTCATCATAGCAGTCATCATGGGGGTCATCGGTGGCGGGGCGGCGGGGGTCAATCGGTCATCCTGTCCCACCCGCTCTGGCGCCGCGCCTCGGCCAGCAGGATCGCGGCGGAGGCGGCGACGTTGAGCGAGCGGAAGCCGGGGCGCATCGGAATGCGGACGCGCGCGTCCACGGCCGCATGGACATGCGGCGGCACCCCTGCGCTTTCCGAGCCGAGCAGGATGACGTCGTCGGCGGTGAAGCGCATGTCGGGCAGGGGTACGGCGCCGGCGGTGGTGGCCAGGACGATCCGTGCGGGGGTCGCCGCCCGAAAGGCATCCCAGTCG encodes the following:
- the hemF gene encoding oxygen-dependent coproporphyrinogen oxidase encodes the protein MMTAMMKTRPLDLSLDAEQDAARIWFESLRDRICAAFEAIEREAGSDAAFDYVAWDRQDPSGTPGGGGVRGVMKGRVFEKVGVNVSTVGGTFEGEFGKTIHGAGDDPRFVATGISLVAHMANPHVPAVHMNTRFLTTTKRWFGGGADLNPPLPVAGDTADFHAVLQAACDAHDPAHYPRFKAWADEYFYIPHRQVHRGVGGIFYDHLEGAFDANFAFTRAVGEAFLDVYPRIVRRRMHDAFTPEHLAEQRRWRGRYAEFNLVYDRGTLFGLKTGGNIDAILMSLPPVAEWD
- a CDS encoding tRNA (cytidine(34)-2'-O)-methyltransferase translates to MRIALFEPDIAGNVGTILRTAACFGVGVDLIEPMGFAYSDRALARAGMDYARAAQVARHADWDAFRAATPARIVLATTAGAVPLPDMRFTADDVILLGSESAGVPPHVHAAVDARVRIPMRPGFRSLNVAASAAILLAEARRQSGWDRMTD